The genomic region CATTCTGATTTCAATCCAATCATCTACATAAAATACTGCCACTGTTGCttcttttttatgaatattgcTTCCAGTTCCAAAATAGTTCCCTGCTACATTCAAGTGGCATATATTTGATGAATCTATCTTGGGTGGACCTGAAATGCAAATTTGAATGTTTAAAGTTGAATTTGCAAACTATATTTGACCATAAAATCACGCTAAAAACCGCTTATTGTTGTCGTATGTCGACTTCAGGCAAAATCGAATATTACTGTACCTGCGAACATGGCCACCGTTAATGGTGATACCAGGGAACAACATCTGGTGCTATTACAGTTAATGCTATTTATATCGTTTCCATAGACAATCCAATTGGAAGGATATGACCGTGCTTTGGTGTTTAATGGCTCCATAGCTTGCGCACCAAGTACTGAAATTGGATGAATAGCAAGTTCCTTAGGGCTGTTACATTTAATACATCCTTCATATGTATCCACTATGCAGAGACGGGGATAGAGACCGGCCACAAGTGTTGCTTTAATCATAGGCCAActgtttgattttaaatttatgtaatgCATGCTTAATTGCCCTTGATTATGTATAAGTTGTGATGATCGCAAAGCGCCTACTAAATGTGTACGAATATCGcaaactttttctaaaattcCATTTAAAACGTAATCTTGCTCATCTATTAGTACCATTTCGGGATTATCATCACGTAAATTGTTTTGCCATTCTTGAtataaacgcaaatatatcaaatgATCCGAAAGTACATTCTCGGCTAATCGTTTGCGTTCATCTTTAATTTTAGAACATAATTGTTCAACTCCTTGCTTATTACCTATCTTAGTAGGTAATTGGAGTGGGTCAATTGTTGACAAAAAACTTACAATTGTCAGTACGGGATCTAAACATTGTAAAAGTATAGCGAAAACGAGCAGTTTTCCCAACTGGCAATCAATAGGTACATCAATTAAGCGACATCCCAACCACGTGACTTCTTCCAGTTCATCAAATACGTATATTTTCTTCAGAAACTCAACAGTGTTATGGATATGAATAAAAGGCGCTCTAGAAATGGTCGATTGCAAATATTCAGAAACCATAGTATGTGGTGATAATAACTTTACGGTTAAACACACACGATCCAGCGGCATGTTCAATAATTCCGCTGCATAATTTTTCGGGAGTATGTCCACCATAAAAGCAGGAATAAAACGAAAACATTTTACGTCTGCGCCTAcatgataataaataaaattttacttaaacatatatttttatcattGCATCTACCATTTACCTATGCGACTAGTTAGACGTGAACGATTTTCAAGAGCCTCTGCCGCTATCCAATCATAAGCAAGTTCCTTATATCCTGTATCGGAATTATATAACATTCTTCGTGTTCGAGCCAAATCAATAATATAGTTAATTGAAAACTTTGGAATGACACTTTCAATAATGTCTGTcgcaattataatattaatacagTCGTTTGTCCCTTCTATAACTATATCTAACTGATCCttctcaatatttttatgaagcaTATATATTGCAACTTCTTGTGGTACATCTCCAATCATTTTGCATCGAAGCATCCAATAGTTTATACGCAATAGTTGTTCGTAATCGGCTACTATAACAACTATGTTACCTACAATcaataagaaatttatttaaatttccaaTTAATGGGAGTCATGATTTACCAGGTTCCCACTTTGAACTTGTCATCAAAACACGTATAAGATCCATAACTAAGCTGTAATCAAGATCTTCGGGATTCGCACATTTCATATTCGAAGTATTGGTTAGCAGTTCTATACATATCATATTTCCCCCAGCCATCGCATTGGATAAAGCATTCAGATTTTGCATATCCATAATATAGGGATTAGCAAATCTGTCCAGTAAAAGTTTGATGTGCGCCACATTTCCAAGTTTGGCAGCTATAATTATCGCCGTTTTACCCGTTATAGAATGTCTATAATCTATAGAAATTTTTTCGCTTCGAACcatatacaaaaatgtttctAGTGCTTGATCTGCACCAGTTTGTTCATAGGATTCAAGAACACGGTCCACATTTAAATTGTTACCATTAATGAAACGCAACATATTGGTGTTATTAGTATAGGTTAACGGGCTGTGTACATTTGGGTGGCgatctttttccaaaaatttttgtatatgctcTATGTGAAATACGTTAGATTTATGCGAATCCGGTATATTACATTCCAATTGTAGTATTTCACCTTCTCCAAAAtactccaaaaattttaaattatactgCGAATTTGAAAGGAGTATTATCTTGAGATGTGCATGGCAACGAAGAGCAGAGCGCAATTCACTTAATAACAAATCTGTAAATGCTTCATGGCGATATACATCATTAACAATTATGTGAGAAATGTGTCGAAAACTATCCACAATACTTTGTCCCATAAGTACACGTAGTAAAAAACTTGAAGTTGTATAAATAAGATTTGAGCCTTCGCTTATTCGGCTTTGGAGATGAATTTGAAAGGCTACAGTATTGCCCACTTTCTCACCCAAATACTCAGAAAGCTTTTCACTATTATGAATAGCCAATATCTGTTCTCTCTCAACGCAAATTATTTTGCAGTGAGTTCGTCTTTCAGcacaattttcaattatgtaCATGGGTAAGCCCGTTGATTTCTCAAAGATGTAGTCACCGTTTACTATCAATACTCTACTGCGATAAATTGCCTCAAGCAAACCAATTTTATATGATTGCAATGGACAATTGTCTTGAAAACTTAGTTGCCCACGAACATTTTTACGAGCCATTGATTGTTTTAATCCTAAAGAGAATCTGTGGGGAGGAATAGAAGGCCTTATGCAATTGGGGCTGAAGAACTCTGGCGACATTTGCATCTCGAGTTGACTACCAATAAAATCACTTTCACGTTGCAATATAAAAAGCTCCTTTTCAGAATGTGATGACAGTCGCAACTCTGGTATATGCTTCACGAAATGCAAGCAATTCTTcttaaatacttttataaattCTATTCCATTATTTACAAATGGACGACTGCTGTATCCAAGTTTATATGCGTACTCAATGAAAGCCGTTCTTTCTGTAGAACGAAAAGAACCACTAAATTTTTGACAACAGCGATTACCAtccttaaaatgcattaattgctcaaaaatatattgatttataatatttttaatcataatGTTAAATatgcttaatatattaaaaattcaaattccaaACGGAAAATACACTTCAAAGATTTAACACAGTCAAACTGTTGGCGTTGCCAGATTTCTTCAAAATTCCTCGAAACAAGGTAAATACATGCAAGTCGGCATGAAGCAGCTGATTAACTTTGTTGATTCGCTTCACTATCAAAAATGGAAATTCATTcacatgcatttatttataatcCATATAACGCTTCCAAATTTTGAGATTATAATTctcaagaattaaaaatatattagttctattatattttataaacgaatttattgaaattattgcaaataagatgttcaattaattattgttttttttacatattggcATAATACCGATTGCTATACATATGCTCTTTGAAATAGTCAGCGCCCTTTTCGTGATAATCCTCTTTAGTGCTCAAAGAGTTAATGAAATCGCTAGAATTTGCGAAGTCCTTAGCCCCTAGCCAAGCGTCAAGTTCTGGGGACTGGGCagcataaattttaaaagatgTCTTAAATGGACGCATTTCAAGAAGCTCTTTCGAAAGACGCTCTTTTAAACctgaaaacaattttcatttagtttcttcgaaaacgaaaaattgaaaaactttaaatacaTACCTACGAATTGTGAACATCCGCCTGTTAATAAAATACTATTAACCAATCGTTGCTGTTCAGCGAGAGGAAATAGTTTCAGTACAAAATCTATAAGCTCCGCTACACCCATTTCGGGACATCCAATTAAACTGGGTTGAAAGAGTACCTCGGGAGCTCGAATTGACTCCACACTGaaatgtaactaaaataaaatataaatttaaatatggataaaaatacaaacacatatatagttatagaattaaaatggttatatagaGTTAATTTTGGATAACTTGAATTACCCTGTTGTGTTTTTTAAAGGTAACAAAATAGTTGCAACCatcataaacaaaataaatcaaaacaagACGTAACAACCACACGTTCAGAAAATATGGCGAAAGTTTTACAATTTGCTTTTAGCGGATTACGAAGAGcgaacaaaaatttgattactTCTGCTTCACGTCAATATGCAAAAGCCGCTTATGAAGCTGATGGCAAAACTAAAGTATCAATATTAAATACTGAACAAGAGTACGGCCTTATGATAACCGGGTTTAGTCAATACGGATTTCGCCTTAACAATGATATGGTAATAGTTGGACCAATGGCAATATTTCCACGGTAAAAGAAACAATAACAAGTATATTAAATGatacaaaaatgtattatttttaaacattttcagttCAGTTCTTTCTTGGAATGTTGGCTCCTATGAGGATATTAACGAAGACAGCTTGAACTTTTTTTGCACTCTTGAACCTAAAATTGACATCCTTATTATTGGTATTGGAGACCAGCCCGTTACGCAAAGTCTTTCCAAAGTTATAATTgaattcatgaaaaaatataaaattaatgttgAAGTACTACGTACCGAACAGGTAAAATACGGATTTTGaatcaaatatatgtacgtttttTAATACGTTTTTCCATATATAGGCCTGCGCAACATTTAACTTTTTGAATGCAGAAAGTCGTATGGTGGCATCAGCACTTATACCGCCAGTACATATTAGCTACAACGAAAATGATATTTTGCAAAGTAAATTGCGTAGAAAAGAGATTTATGACGAAATCGACTGAGAtgttatatatagatatgaTATTGATATAGAATAGACTAGCAAGAATGCAAATGCTTGGACGTATATTAACTAAGTCATATAAGTGTACGCTAGAAAAAGAGTTAGTTGTTTTTCAAAAGCACAACCATATTTTTGAGTTAAACAAACACTGttcaaatataaagttttaGCATATTGAAAATCAACTTACTTGATAATTTTCAGCAACATCACAACTTTGAGTATTACTTTGCTTAAAGGAAGGATCATGTTGACGAAGTATGTTTTCACATTCTAAGAGTTTCTCATTGTCACTGTCACTGTCACTTTCATTATCCTTGTTTATAGATTTATAAACGTCCCAATCGTTGTCATTAACACCGAAGTTATCGATACCTTTATCGTTGTGAGCTAGTAAAGAAATAATACGCATACGTTCTTGTGCCGCTGCAGTATGTCGTTTTGCTGCTTCTTGCCTCCGCGCTTTGCGCGTTTCTTTTCGTTGTAGAATCTCTTCACGtttataattaatatctgaaagCCACTTTTCCATAGAAACGTCTGATGGTGGTTTCTTTGTGCCagatgttttttcttttggagTACGATTTGCTGCTGAAGCGTCTTGTGTTGATGAGTCCATTTGCTGGAGCCTACTACGCAGAGATGCTATAGATTTCTGTAAATATAGAAGTTACGAACACCTTCCGATTggcatttattttcacttacatCTAATGTAGCTAAATCgtctatattattttgttttagtgcAGCTTCGAATTCTTCCACTTCTCCAAGCTCATAAAGTTCTCTCATACTAGTCATAAATCTTAGTTGGTTCTCCATGTCCAACTGCTTGTTTTTAGCTCGTCGTGCGTTTATTTCAATGAGACGACGAGTTAACTCCTTTCGTTTTTCTATCTTTTGATCAAGATTTTGTGGCGTATTCTGTGTGCTAGGCAATACGAAGGCCAACTGAATCTTCTTAACATTTTCGGTATAGTATTCTAGATCGGACCAACGCTTCAACTCTTCCAAATAGTCCAAAGCTACACTACTGTGACAATGTAATAATTGCTCTATCCTACTTATCGTTATAGAATTTATATGCATGGGATATTTCATTTGCATAAGACGATACAGATAATGAGTAATATGATATCCGCCTAAATTTAAACGACGCACATTTTCTAATTGAATCTTCCCATCAAGAACGGGGATTACATGTGTTGTGTAATAACCAAAGGATAAAATCAATGAATCTGCATACGAATCATTACGCAACATGCTAAAAATGGAATCGATCCCATAACAAACCGACGGAACGCCATAGCACTCAAACAACAACTCATTCatttctgaaaaataaaatttacttttaaaaactaaaaaaaaatttcaagatttGATAACATACGCTGCCGAAAGTAGTAAGGATTACCCAGAGCTTCTGTTAACAGTACTGGATGTGAGAATTTATCTTCATTGTTAACACCTAAGTGCGTGAATATATAATCAAATATCTGCTCCTGATTATGAAAGTGTGTAACCACATTCCTATCGAACTatacataattgaaatttgagttttattCACTACGTCCTAATAAGTTACATGTGACAGTTGCTTATACCTGCGTTTTGAGATTCAAACGAACAGACTCAATATTTGAAATAGCATTTCCGATTTGAGTATGTTTATTTGCTTGCGGATCTGCCACTTCTTTCCTTCTGTCTCTTCTTGGTTTTAAAATGAAGTTTCGAAACTCTAGTAAGGGTTGTGAACTATTGCTCCAACCAGCCCGGCACTTAAATGaacctaaaaaattatattatttgaaaccTTAAAACTCAAGCATTATGTTATTAATTATAATCTTACCATTATCTATAATGAGTGCATGTTTACTATCTACATTATAGGTGTGGATTATGTCCGCTTTTTGTGAGTTTTCAGTCAGATTAATAATGTTCATCACACTTGTAAAAACACCAAACAAAAtccaaacaatttaaaataacataGTTGCAAAATTTCCAACCCAACGTTGAGCACAAGGTGATTTGAATGTAAAACTTATTTATCATGATTCATTAAATAGATTTTTAACAGCAAAACTGTCAAATATAAAAGGGTACATTTTTTGCggtatatataatttatgtatgaCCGTTGctcttgttaatttatttattttgtccaTAGAAGTCATCATCTGGAAAACGTCAATTATATAGACACATATTTATGAAGTTAAAATTACTCATTATATTTTCTCacaaatacttatacatactcACGTATGAAACCATAAGTTTATTTATTCCAcgattttatttgtataaatagctcata from Bactrocera tryoni isolate S06 chromosome 3, CSIRO_BtryS06_freeze2, whole genome shotgun sequence harbors:
- the LOC120770219 gene encoding actin-related protein 5, producing the protein MNIINLTENSQKADIIHTYNVDSKHALIIDNGSFKCRAGWSNSSQPLLEFRNFILKPRRDRRKEVADPQANKHTQIGNAISNIESVRLNLKTQFDRNVVTHFHNQEQIFDYIFTHLGVNNEDKFSHPVLLTEALGNPYYFRQQMNELLFECYGVPSVCYGIDSIFSMLRNDSYADSLILSFGYYTTHVIPVLDGKIQLENVRRLNLGGYHITHYLYRLMQMKYPMHINSITISRIEQLLHCHSSVALDYLEELKRWSDLEYYTENVKKIQLAFVLPSTQNTPQNLDQKIEKRKELTRRLIEINARRAKNKQLDMENQLRFMTSMRELYELGEVEEFEAALKQNNIDDLATLDKSIASLRSRLQQMDSSTQDASAANRTPKEKTSGTKKPPSDVSMEKWLSDINYKREEILQRKETRKARRQEAAKRHTAAAQERMRIISLLAHNDKGIDNFGVNDNDWDVYKSINKDNESDSDSDNEKLLECENILRQHDPSFKQSNTQSCDVAENYQLHFSVESIRAPEVLFQPSLIGCPEMGVAELIDFVLKLFPLAEQQRLVNSILLTGGCSQFVGLKERLSKELLEMRPFKTSFKIYAAQSPELDAWLGAKDFANSSDFINSLSTKEDYHEKGADYFKEHMYSNRYYANM
- the LOC120770217 gene encoding benign gonial cell neoplasm protein codes for the protein MIKNIINQYIFEQLMHFKDGNRCCQKFSGSFRSTERTAFIEYAYKLGYSSRPFVNNGIEFIKVFKKNCLHFVKHIPELRLSSHSEKELFILQRESDFIGSQLEMQMSPEFFSPNCIRPSIPPHRFSLGLKQSMARKNVRGQLSFQDNCPLQSYKIGLLEAIYRSRVLIVNGDYIFEKSTGLPMYIIENCAERRTHCKIICVEREQILAIHNSEKLSEYLGEKVGNTVAFQIHLQSRISEGSNLIYTTSSFLLRVLMGQSIVDSFRHISHIIVNDVYRHEAFTDLLLSELRSALRCHAHLKIILLSNSQYNLKFLEYFGEGEILQLECNIPDSHKSNVFHIEHIQKFLEKDRHPNVHSPLTYTNNTNMLRFINGNNLNVDRVLESYEQTGADQALETFLYMVRSEKISIDYRHSITGKTAIIIAAKLGNVAHIKLLLDRFANPYIMDMQNLNALSNAMAGGNMICIELLTNTSNMKCANPEDLDYSLVMDLIRVLMTSSKWEPGNIVVIVADYEQLLRINYWMLRCKMIGDVPQEVAIYMLHKNIEKDQLDIVIEGTNDCINIIIATDIIESVIPKFSINYIIDLARTRRMLYNSDTGYKELAYDWIAAEALENRSRLTSRIGADVKCFRFIPAFMVDILPKNYAAELLNMPLDRVCLTVKLLSPHTMVSEYLQSTISRAPFIHIHNTVEFLKKIYVFDELEEVTWLGCRLIDVPIDCQLGKLLVFAILLQCLDPVLTIVSFLSTIDPLQLPTKIGNKQGVEQLCSKIKDERKRLAENVLSDHLIYLRLYQEWQNNLRDDNPEMVLIDEQDYVLNGILEKVCDIRTHLVGALRSSQLIHNQGQLSMHYINLKSNSWPMIKATLVAGLYPRLCIVDTYEGCIKCNSPKELAIHPISVLGAQAMEPLNTKARSYPSNWIVYGNDINSINCNSTRCCSLVSPLTVAMFAGPPKIDSSNICHLNVAGNYFGTGSNIHKKEATVAVFYVDDWIEIRMEHTTAQLLLKTRQYFYCAYMNFLQNCGSIDKWRRTNSFLAAVSRLFDTLERVFAFEDQACGFIKPLNIGLRPKAVPNKFITSFNAVISWNGDTSMQRESTSKRLDLKKKTHTCLDGKRDFACLQKQFFAVYISQSDLIFRKYPQEWLRDAVAKVVEPCLRRDRLTFVILYNKNPDQFCMVALAAKIFGVFKLQEYFKNKISINELLKICSRQNISVPTFNEKRNAFYVDAVVGELILDLFAFRNNWLEYN
- the LOC120770221 gene encoding NADH dehydrogenase [ubiquinone] 1 alpha subcomplex assembly factor 3 translates to MAKVLQFAFSGLRRANKNLITSASRQYAKAAYEADGKTKVSILNTEQEYGLMITGFSQYGFRLNNDMVIVGPMAIFPRSVLSWNVGSYEDINEDSLNFFCTLEPKIDILIIGIGDQPVTQSLSKVIIEFMKKYKINVEVLRTEQACATFNFLNAESRMVASALIPPVHISYNENDILQSKLRRKEIYDEID